CACCGGCACACCGGCGATTTCCCAGTGGCCTGACGGCGTATCTTTGCCGGAAGAGAGCTCATGCGCCCACGCGTAAGCACCAGTGATTTCTGCGTTACCGTCCATCCCGGCCGGGATAAAACCGGTCGCGCCTTCATGGGCTTTCGCCAGCCCCAGACGGGTCAGATTAGGGAGATGCAACGGCCCTTTACGCCCGGTATCGGCTTCACCTTTCGCACAGGCTTCAGCAATGTGGCCAAGTGTGTCAGAACCCGCGTCGCCGAAGCGCTCCGCGTCTTCAGTCGCGCCGATGCCGAAAGAGTCCAGCACCATAATAAATGCACGTTTCATATGTTCTCCGTACCTTGTGCTTTGTAAAAAAGCGATCAGATCAGTATACCGTTATTCAGTAATACGGCGATAGACCGTTGGTGTCTCTTTTGCTGCGATGTCGTCCACAACGAGGGCAGCCTTCACCGCCTGCGCGGCGTCCTGCCAGCTGGCTTCATCCTTCGCGTGAATGACGGCCAACGGACGCTGCCCATCCACGCGCTCGCCCAGACGCACCATATCGGTAAAACCAACGCTGTAATCGATACTGTCCGTCGCCTGGCGACGGCCGCCGCCCATCGACACCACCGCCATGCCCAGCGCACGGGTATCCATTGCGGTAATAAAGCCTTCGTCGTCGGCGTAAACGGCTTTGCTCAACGTGGCGGAGGGCAGATAGTTGGCGTAGTTCTCAACGAAATCCGTCGGCCCTTTCTGCGCCGCGACCATGCGGCCAAAGATCTCTGCCGCTTTTCCGTTATCCAGCACCGCTTGCAGTTTCGCCCGGGCTTCCGCGTCATCTTTCGCCAGTTTGCCGGAAATCAGCATCTCCACGCACAGCGCCATCGTGACATCAAACAGGCGCGGGTTACGGTATTCTCCGGTGAGGAATTGCACCGCTTCACGCACTTCCACCGCATTGCCCGCGCTGGAAGCCAGCACCTGATTCATATCGGTCAGCAGTGCGGTCGTGCGTACGCCTGCGCCATTCGCCACGCCCACAATTGCCTCCGCCAGTTGTTCGGAGAGCGCATAAGTCGGCATAAACGCGCCGCTGCCAACTTTCACATCCATCACCAACGCATCAAGGCCTTCAGCCAGTTTTTTCGCCAGAATGGAAGCGGTGATCAGCGGAATCGAGTCTACCGTCGCGGTGATATCGCGGGTGGCATAAAAACGTTTATCGGCCGGGGCCAGTGAGTTGGTCTGGCCGATAATCGCCACGCCAACATCCTTAATAATGTCGCGGAAGCGGCTATCGTCCGGGAAAATGTCGAAGCCAGGAATGGCCTCCAGTTTATCGAGTGTGCCGCCGGTATGCCCCAGGCCGCGCCCGGAAATCATCGGAATATAACCACCACAGGCGGCAACCATCGGGCCAAGCATTAATGAGGTCACATCCCCGACGCCGCCAGTAGAGTGTTTATCAACAATCGGGCCATTGAGATTAAGGTGTTTCCAGTCCAGAACCGAACCGGAATCGCGCATTGCCATGGTCAACGACACGCGTTCTGGCATGGTCATGTCATGGAAAAAGATGGTCATGGCAAGCGCGGCGATCTGGCCTTCAGAAACGGTGTTATCGCGAATTCCGTTGATAAAGAAACGGATCTCTTCATCACTCAGCGCGAGACCATCGCGTTTTTTACGAATAATTTCTTGAGCGAGAAACAAGGTAACCCCCTGAAGAATGATACGGCCGGGCAACCAAAGCGACCCGGCAAAACATGGTGTTATCGGCCCATACCGCCGAATGGCGGCAATATCTTACCCGGCCTGCGAGGTAGAGGTGCAGGCCCGGTAAATGAAGCCATCAGTAGCTGCTTGCGCTCTTACCGTCGCCGTGTCCCAGCGCTTTCAGCAGGCTTGCCAGCAGGCTGGATGCGCCAAAGCGATAATGACGGGCATCGGCCCAGTCAGCGCCAAACAGTTCATCGGCAATCGCCAGATAGTGCTGCGCGTCTTCCGCGCTGCGCACGCCACCCGCCGGTTTAAAGCCCACGGTTTTCTCAACGCCCATATCGCGGATCACTTCCAGCATGATGCGCGCGCTTTCCGGCGTGGCATTAACCGGTACTTTTCCGGTTGAGGTCTTGATAAAGTCAGCGCCCGCTTTAATCGCGATTTCTGACGCCTTACGGATCAGCGCTTCTTCTTTCAATTCGCCGGTTTCGATGATCACTTTCAACAGCACGTTGGCTGCGGCACACGCCTCTTTACAGGCTTTGACCAGATCAAAACCGACCTGCTCGTTACCGGCGATCAGCGCACGGTACGGGAATACTACGTCAACTTCATCAGCACCGTAGGCAATCGCCGCGCGGGTTTCTGCCAGCGCAATGTCGATATCATCGTTACCGTGCGGGAAGTTGGTTACCGTCGCAATACGTACGTCCGGTGTTCCCTGTGCGTTCAACGTCTTACGCGCAATCGGGATGAAACGCGGATAGATGCAAATGGCAGCGGTATTCCCTACCGGGGTTTTGGCCTGATGACACAGCGCAATGACTTTCTCGTTGGTGTCATCGTCGTTCAGGGTGGTCAGATCCATTAATTGCAACGCGCGCAGGCTGCTTGCCGTTAAATCACTCATATTCTCTCCGACGGCGTAATGCCGATTTTCTGTTCGGGCTTGTTAATATTCTAACATCAACCCACGATTACACTTCGATACTCATCACAGTTAATGAAAACTTAATTCACGTTTGCAAAACCATAATGAGACATTCATCAAACTTTAAAACGCAAAAGCGGTCGTGATTACCGCTAAGGTGCGCATGGATCAAAAGTGGTTATCCGCCGGTGTCTTACACTCTTCGTCCTGAATGCACGGGATAAAGAGGAAGATCATGTCGATACCGGTTAATCCAGGATTACAGACACGCTGCCAGCAGATTGTTACCAGCCCAACGCTCACGCCGCAGCAGAAACACCATTTTCTCGCGCTGGAGGCGGAAAATAGCCTCCCCTATCCGGCGCTGCCGCAAGCCGCGCGGGAGGCGCTCGATGAAGGGGCAATTTGCGATATGTTTGAAGGGCACGCGCCCTACAAACCGCGCTATGTCCTGCCGGATTACGCCAAATTTCTGGCTAACGGATCCGCATGGCTGGAGCTGGAAGGGGCAAAGGATCTCGATGATGCGCTCTCTTTGCTGACCATTCTTTATCACCATGTTCCCTCTGTTACCGGCTTGCCGGTTTACCTCGGGCAACTAGATGCGTTACTGCAACCATATGTTATAATTCTAACACAAGAAGAAATCGATATTCGAATAAAACGCTTCTGGCGCTATCTCGACAGAACCTTACCGGATGCCTTTGTCCACGCCAATATCGGCCCTTATGACACGCCAGTCACTCGGGCTATCTTACGCGCCGATGCTGAGCTAAAGCAGGTCGCGCCGAATCTGACGTTTATTTATGATCCGCAGATCACGCCAGATGATCTGCTGCTGGAAGTTGCTTGTAACATCTGCGCGTGCAGCAAGCCGCATATCGCCAATGGACCTTTGCATGATAATATTTTCACAAAAGGTGGTTATGGCATTGTCAGTTGTTACAACTCGCTGCCACTGGGCGGTGGCGGCAGTACGCTGGTACGGCTGAACCTGAAAGTCATCGCTGAAGGCAGCCGTTCTCTGGAGGAATTCTTTACCCGGCGGCTGCCCCATTATTGCCAGCAACAATTGGCCATTATCGATGCGCGCTGCGACTTCCTGTATCAACAATCCGGTTTCTTTGAGCATAGCTTCCTTGTGCAGGAGGGGCTGATTGCCGCCGATCGTTTTGCGCCAATGTTCGGCATCTACGGGCTGGCTGAAGCGGTCAATATTCTGTGCGAGAAAGCGAACATTGCAGGACGTTACGGTAAAGATGAGCAGGCGAATGCTCTCGGCTACCGCATCAGCGAGCAACTGGCGGCGTTTGTTGAAAACACACCGGTCAAACATGGATGGAAACAACGCGCGTTACTGCATGCGCAGTCCGGCATCAGTTCCGATATCGGTACCACACCGGGCGCGCGTCTGCCTTATGGCGATGAACCCGATCCGATTACCCATTTGCTGGCCGTTGCGCCGCACCACGCCTGGTACAAAGCCGGGATCAGCGATATTTTAACCCTCGACGAAACCGTTAAACGCAACCCGCAGGCCGTGGTGCAACTCTGCCTTGGCGCGTTTAACGCCGGAATGCGCGAGTTTACCGCCAACGTCGCGGGCAATGATTTGGTGCGCGTTACCGGTTATATGGTGCGCCTGTCGGACCTGGAGAAATTCCGCGCCGAAGGTTCGCGCACCAGCACCACCTGGCTGGGTGAAGAAGCCGCGCGCAATACGCATATTCTTGAGCGACAACCCCGAGTGGTAAGCCATGAGCAGCAGATGCGCTTTCGTCAGTAACCTGATCCCCTTCTCTTGCGTCGACGGGCCGGGCAGCCGACTGGCGCTGTTTTTACAGGGCTGTAATCTGCGCTGTAAGAGCTGCCACAATCCGTGGACGATCGGCCGCTGCAACCACTGCGGCGACTGCGTGCCAGGTTGTCCGCATCAGGCGCTGGCGTTTGACGGCGGGCAAGTACAGTGGAACGCCGTAACCTGCCAGCAGTGCGATACCTGCCTGCAAATGTGTCCGCAACAGGCAACGCCGATGGCACAAATGATGTCTGTAGAAGAGGTGGTGGCGAAGATCCGCAAAGCCGCGTTATTCATTGAAGGCATCACAGTCAGCGGCGGCGAGGCCACGTTACAACTGCCGTTTCTGCTCGCGCTGTTTTCTGCGCTGCGTGCCGATCCGCAGCTACGCCATCTGACCTGCCTTGTCGACAGTAATGGAATGCTGAGCGAAACCGGCTGGCATAAGTTGCTGCCGGTTTGCGACGGGGCAATGATCGATCTTAAAGCCTGGAACAGCGAACATCACCGTTTTCTCACCGGGCGGGATAATACACCGGTGAAAAATAGCCTGCGCCTGCTGGCGGCACAGAACAAGCTGGCCGAATTGCGTTTGCTGGTGATCCCGCAACATAGCGACTATTTGCTGCATATCGACACGCTGGCGGCGTTTATCTGTGAACTGGGGCGTATTCCGGTGCGGCTCAACGCATTTCACGCGCACGGCGTTTACGGCGAGGCAAAAAGCTGGCGCAGCGCAACCGAGGAAGATATCGAACCACTGGCGGAAGCGCTGCAACAACGCGGCGTCACCACTGTGCTTCGTCCGGCGCTATATCTGTAAAGCGAAAAGCTGCTGCGTATTCTCCAGCAACGTTTGGGCGATCACATCCGGGGCTTCAGGGCGCAATTCACACAGCGTGGCAAAAACCCGCGCCGCCTGTTCCGGCCGGTTAGGCTGCCCCTGGAAGCCGTTCAGCGGCATATCCGGCGCATCGGTCTCCAGCAACAATGCGGATAGCGGCAACTGCGCCATTACATCACGGGTTTTACTGGCGCGTGGATAAGTGATCGTTCCGCCGACGCCAATGTAATACCCCAGTTCGATAAAACGCTGCGCCTGTTGCAGGCTACCGGAAAAGCCGTGAACCACGCCGGTGCGCGGCAAAGCCTGCTTTTTCAGGTGCATCGCCAGTTTGTCATGCGTGCGCCGCGAATGGAGGATCACTGGTAAATCAAAGCGTTTCGCCAGTTTTAGCTGCGCATCCAGTACCTGCTGCTGGCGCTCAAACTGCGGATTATCGCGATAGAGATCAAGGCCAATCTCGCCAATTGCCACCACTTTTTCCGGCCTGGTGGCCAGCGCCTGCTCAAGCCGTTCAAGGCTTTGTGCCGTATGTTCTTCAATCACAATCGGATGCAGACCCAGCGCGGCATACAGCGCAGAATGCTCGCGCGCCAGAGAACAAACGCGATCAAAATAACGCGCGGCGATGGCGGGTACGATAATGCGCCCGATGCCAGCGTCTGCCGCGCGGGCAATACTGGCGACTTCATCGCCCGTGAAGGGCGGAAAATCAAAATGACAGTGCGTATCGATAAAGCGGAAACTCACGCCGTATCCTCTTTATTAATGGGTAAGTCGTTGGCTTGTACCGCGTTAACCAGCGGCGCATCCAGCACATCATTGGCGACGGCGGCAGGCGGAACCACGCGGGTGGCAGGAACGGGCGCGGCAACGACCTCGGGCGGCACAATAAGGGGAGCTGGCACCACAGTATGACGAATCAGCGGCGGGGTTTCCGCCAGCAGTTTTCCTACCGTCGCCAGGAAATAACGTCCACACAGCCGACCAATTTTATAATCATCACGCAGCGCCGGTAACCGGCTGCCCAGCGCCATGCTATGCAAAAGTTTCGGCGGATAGATTTCAAGTATGCGTAGTTTTCCCGGCGGCGTTTCGATAAACCGCTGAATCGCCGAGTAACTTTTCTCGTGGTGCTGTACCAGATTAACCAGCGGCTGCAAGCTGCTGTCGCCCAGCCAGCGTTCCATACGTTTAAACCACTGCGGCGTGTAGTACGTCTGAGAAGGCACGGTGCGGATCACCACGATGGTTTTTGCTCCGCGCTTAGCCGCTTCCTGAACCGGGATCGCATCGCTGACGCCGCCATCGAAATAGTTCACGCCATTGAGCGACACCCCAGAACGGTAAAAACCCGGAATCGCGCTGGAGGCACGGATCAGATCCAGCCATGTCTGGTGGGTCGGCGCAAAATATTCCGCGGTGTAATCATCCTGGCGGCAGGCACACATATAGAACGCCTTACCGGCATCAAAAGAACGCGCGGCAAAATCCATCGCCAGCGGCATCTGGCGGGATGTCGAATCCACCAACCAGTCAAGATCGATAAGGTTACCGCCGCGCACAAAGCGCACCGGATCAAAAAAGTCACGCGTGGTGGTGTAGCGCATGATCACTTTGCGGGCGTAGCCGGGCTGGTTGCATACATAAGCCGAAAGGTTTTGCGCGCCCGCAGAGGTACCAAAGTAGAGATCGAAGGGGTTAAAGTTTGCCTGCATAAACTCGTCAAGCACCCCGGCGGTGAAAATACCACGCTGACCTCCGCCTTCACACACCAGTGCGAGACGGCCCGGACGAAACGGTTTTAACGCCAGGGGCGCAATATTGCCCAGCGTTATTGGAATATATTGCCCCACCCTGCTTTCCTTTTGGCTGCGTTGTATCTGTCAAAGTAACGCAATTTCTGCCGGGCCGAAATAGTAAAGCCAGTCACGAGGACTGGCTTTAATGTAAGCGAAATTTAAGCGCTAACTATGCTATGGACGCCGACGGCCCATAAACAGGCTGACCAGGAACAGGATGATACCGACGATAAAGACGATTTTCGCTGCGCCTGCTGCCGTCCCCGCCAGACCACCAAAGCCCAGAGCGGCGGCAATTAACGCGATAACCAGAAATATAATGCCCCAACGAAACATAAGACTCTCCTTTACCATAGTTAATGTCGACCGCTTGCGATGAGCGCTCAGGTTGCTCATCTGCGATGTTTTCCCGGCACGTATTCGTCGCGCCCGTCCACGCGGGCGCTGACGTTTTCAGGAATGGTTACTTAACTTTTAGATCGTTTTTGACGCTTTTAACGCCTTCAATCGCTTTTGCGATACTTTCGGCGCGTTCACTTTGGGCCTGAGAATCAACCGTACCGGACAACTGCACGACGCCGTCGGTGGTTTCAACTTTCACCTTACGAGACGGTACAAGGTCATCGGCCAGCAATTTGGCTTTGATTTCACTGGTTGTAGCGGTGTCGCCCGCATAACCTTTCATTGACTGGTTTTTCCCGTCACGGACATGCAGCTTGTCGCTTACCGAAGCCACGCCTTCCACACCTTTGGCCACAGAGACAGCCTGTTCGGCCTGCGCCTGGCTTTCAACGAAGCCGCTCAGCGTGACTACTTTGTTGTCCGTTTTGACGGAAATATCGGTGCTTTTAATGCTTTCATGATCCACCAGCGCCGCTTTCACTTTTGCAGTGATGGAGCTGTCATCCATGAATCCACCGACTTTAGTCATCGAGCTGTCGATTTTTTCCCCCGCGCTGGATGCGGCGTTTTGCGCTTTGTCAGTGGTGGTGTTTGCCGCAAAAGCGGAGCCACTTGCCACTACAGAGCCCAGCACGACGGCCAGCAGAGTTTTAGAAATCTTCAGTTTTGTCATAGTCATCGATGTCGTTCCTGTTGGTTTGCCCACAATTTGGGCCGCTTGCAGCAACTCAGGCTGCTTAACTGCCGTGGCGAAAAATCACCCAACCCAGCGTCGGATAGTCGCGGATACAATGCCGCTACTTATCTGGCTGAGGCAGTTATTAATCTCCCTTAGTGAGATTCTTGTGGATAAAAGACCATTAAAAACGCAATTAACAGGACTTTTATCCACCAGAAATGTCATCACTTTGTTAAATATAGAACACTATCGACAAAAATCCTGGCTCACAGGTTAAAAAACGAGCAGAGAGGGGAAAAAGGGTGGGTTTTAAGAACATTCCGCAAGGGGCTAAAAAGACAGGAAAAGTGCCGGAGCACGGCAAATACCGTGCTCCGTGGGGGATTAATGCTCGCGAGTTTTATGGAAAGTCACTTCCGGATAGCGTTCCTGCGTCAGGTTCAGGTTCACCATCGTCGGCGCGATATAGGTCAGGTTATCGCCGCCATCCAGCGCCAGCTGGATCTCGTTCTTACGCTTAAACTCTTCGAATTTCTTCACGTCGCTGCTTTCAACCCAGCGCGCTGTCGCCACGTTAACGGATTCATACACCGCTTCTACGTTGTACTCGCTCTTCAGGCGCGACACGACCACGTCAAACTGCAACACACCGACTGCACCCACGATCAGATCGTTGTTGGCGATGGGTCGGAATACCTGCACCGCGCCCTCTTCCGAAAGCTGTACCAGGCCTTTCAGCAACTGTTTCTGCTTCAGCGGATCGCGCAGACGGATACGGCGGAACAGCTCCGGGGCGAAGTTCGGAATACCGGTGAACTTCATCATTTCGCCCTGAGTAAAGGTATCGCCAATCTGAATGGTGCCGTGGTTGTGCAGCCCGATAATGTCGCCAGGATAAGCTTCTTCAACGTGAGAACGGTCGCCGGCCATAAAAGTCAGCGCGTCAGAGATAACCACATCTTTACCGGTGCGCACCTGACGCAGCTTCATCCCTTTTTCGTATTTGCCTGACACCACGCGCATAAATGCGACGCGGTCGCGGTGTTTCGGATCCATGTTCGCCTGGATCTTAAAGACGAAGCCGGTAAATTTGCTGTCGTCTGCTTTCACTTCGCGCAGATCCGTTTGACGCGGCATTGGCGCTGGCGCCCACTCAACCAGGCCGTCCAGCATATGGTCAACGCCGAAGTTACCCAGCGCGGTGCCGAAGAAGACCGGGGTGATTTCACCGCTCAGGAACAGCTCTTTATCGAACTCGTTGGACGCGCCCTGTACCAGTTCCAGCTCATCACGCAGTTGCTGCGCCAGATCTTCACCCACCGCTTTGTCGAGATCCGGGTTGTTCAGCCCTTTAACGATACGCACTTCCTGAATCGTATGGCCCTGCCCGGTCTGATAAAGATAGGTTTCATCTTTATAAAGATGGTAAACACCTTTAAATAACTTACCGCAGCCAATCGGCCAGGTGATGGGCGCGCAGGCGATCTTCAGCTCGTTTTCCACTTCATCCAGCAATTCCATTGGATCGCGGATGTCACGGTCGAGTTTGTTCATAAAGGTCAGGATCGGTGTGTCGCGCAGACGGGTAACTTCCATCAGTTTGCGGGTGCGATCTTCAACACCTTTTGCCGCATCGATAACCATCAGGCAGCAGTCCACCGCCGTTAATGTGCGGTAGGTATCTTCAGAGAAGTCTTCGTGCCCCGGGGTATCCAGCAGATTCACCAGACACTCGCGATACGGGAACTGCATCACGGAAGTGGTGATGGAGATCCCACGCTGTTTTTCCATCTCCATCCAGTCGGATTTCGCATGCTGGCTGGAGCCGCGACCTTTTACCGTACCAGCGGTCTGAATTGCCTGTCCAAACAGCAAGACCTTTTCGGTGATGGTGGTTTTACCCGCATCGGGGTGCGAGATGATGGCGAACGTACGGCGCTTCGCCACCTCTTGTAAATAAGGAGACAACGTCATAATAAAAATCTTCTGTGTAATTGCGCGGCCCAGGCCACGCGATGAAATACGAAAAATGCGGCTATTGTACTCAACAGCGAAGTGCAGACAATCAATGTTTACACAGGCGTTGCTCCAGTTCGTTCAGGGACGTTACGGTCCAGGTCGGGTTAATGCCTTCAGGCAGCGCGCGATTATGCGCGTTTAGCCAGCAGGTGGACAGCCCGGCGTTGATACCGCCCAGAATGTCAGATTCTGCCGTATCGCCCACCATCATGACGCGATCGCGATCCGGGTTGCCGGCCAGTTGTAGCGCGTGATCGAAGATGCGGCGATCGGGTTTGGCAACACCGACTTCTTCGGAGATCACCAATAAATCAAAATAGTCACGCAAGCCGGTGCGTTCCAGACGAATTCGCTGCAACGCGGTAAAACCGTTGGTAATGATACCCAGCTTCACCTTGCCTTTCAGGCTGTCGAGCAGCGAAACAGCGCCCGGCAGCGGCGCGCAAATCTCAGCCATCGCATTAAGAAATGCGTCGTTCAGCGAACCCGCCGGAACGTTCAGGCGCTCAGACCAACCCTGAAAACGGCGGTGTTGCAGTTGCAGCGCAGTGATGGCGCCATTCTGGTAATCAACCCACAGAGGCTTATTAACAGACTGATATTCAAGAAAATCCTGGTCGGTGAATGTCACGCTATAGTCAAGAAACATCCGTTGTAAGCCGCCAAACGCATCAAAGGTAAACAGCGTTTCGTCAGCATCAAAGAGTATCCAGTCCCATTTCATTACATCACCTTTTTAAATTGACAGAGCCATCACTATCGCGTCTTCGCGCCCGTTGGCGGTGGGATAGTAATTGCGGCGGATTGTCGCCTCGTTAAAACCTAAACTTTCATACAGTGCAATCGCGCCAACATTGGAGGCGCGCACTTCCAGCCACAGGGTTAATACCTCGCGGGCTTCCAGTTCGCGGATCAGATGTTCCAGCAACTGGCGGCCAAACCCTTTCCGTTGCCAGGCGGGATCAACCGCGATGTTGAACAATGTGGCTTCATCCAGCACAACCTGGGTAATGGCGAAAGCCGCCATCTCATCGCCCACCATCAGCCGGTAGTTGAGGTAGCGATCCCCTTGATTGCTGGCGAAGGTCTTTTCGCTCCAGGGGAAGGCGTGCGCCCGTGTTTCAATCTGGTATGCGCGGGCTAAATCAGCCGTGCTGAGGGAAGAAATCGTGTTCATGTTCGCAGATTTGTTGCCATAACGCGGCGCGTGCCGCAGGGTTAGTGCGTAATTCATCCACGCCGGGCGTTGCGACCTGTGCGCCCGCCAGCGACTGCAGTTCATCGACACCCAGCCACCAACTGTTGCACTGGCTGCCAGGCGGCAGCATCGCGACGCGATCCGGCGTCAACTGTAATACCTGATCCGCCGTAATGGTAAGCGCGCGCAGTACGTCGCTCACCAGTGGATCGGCAAGCATCGGCGGTTCGGAAGCGACCATCACCAGACGAATATGCGCAGGCAGCGAAATGGCGATTTCGCCCTGCAACACCGCCGGGCGTCGCAAGCTCCACTGAGTAATGCCCAGTTGCTGTAATTGCCAGTCGCGTCGGGAAGTCATAGCGAAACACTCCTGTGTGTCAGGCGCGCAAATATAGCAAACCCGGCGAAAATTCGCTATCAACGACGCTCGTCAACAAAGAGGCAGTTTGCAGGATAACGTGTATACACAAAATCATTCACACTGCGTCGAGGCGGCAAGACTGAGCAGCCCCAGGAGCTTACATAAGTAAGTGACTGGGGTGCAAAGGTGAAGCCAACAAAGAGGCAGTTTGAAGGATAACGTGTATAATCGCCGCCTGAGTTAAACGAGGAACCCCCATTCATGTCTGCTTTTACCCCGGCAAGTGAAGTCTTGCTGCGCCACAGTGACGATTTCGAAACCAACCGCATTCTGTTTGCCGGTGATTTGCAGGATGACCTGCCCGCTCGTCTGGAGACGGCTGAAAGCCGTGCCTGGACGCAACAGTTTCACCAGTGGCAAACCTTAAGCCAGCAGATGGGCGAACGTGCCCGTTATAGC
Above is a genomic segment from Kosakonia radicincitans DSM 16656 containing:
- the deoA gene encoding thymidine phosphorylase, whose product is MFLAQEIIRKKRDGLALSDEEIRFFINGIRDNTVSEGQIAALAMTIFFHDMTMPERVSLTMAMRDSGSVLDWKHLNLNGPIVDKHSTGGVGDVTSLMLGPMVAACGGYIPMISGRGLGHTGGTLDKLEAIPGFDIFPDDSRFRDIIKDVGVAIIGQTNSLAPADKRFYATRDITATVDSIPLITASILAKKLAEGLDALVMDVKVGSGAFMPTYALSEQLAEAIVGVANGAGVRTTALLTDMNQVLASSAGNAVEVREAVQFLTGEYRNPRLFDVTMALCVEMLISGKLAKDDAEARAKLQAVLDNGKAAEIFGRMVAAQKGPTDFVENYANYLPSATLSKAVYADDEGFITAMDTRALGMAVVSMGGGRRQATDSIDYSVGFTDMVRLGERVDGQRPLAVIHAKDEASWQDAAQAVKAALVVDDIAAKETPTVYRRITE
- the deoC gene encoding deoxyribose-phosphate aldolase; translated protein: MSDLTASSLRALQLMDLTTLNDDDTNEKVIALCHQAKTPVGNTAAICIYPRFIPIARKTLNAQGTPDVRIATVTNFPHGNDDIDIALAETRAAIAYGADEVDVVFPYRALIAGNEQVGFDLVKACKEACAAANVLLKVIIETGELKEEALIRKASEIAIKAGADFIKTSTGKVPVNATPESARIMLEVIRDMGVEKTVGFKPAGGVRSAEDAQHYLAIADELFGADWADARHYRFGASSLLASLLKALGHGDGKSASSY
- a CDS encoding YjjI family glycine radical enzyme, with the protein product MSIPVNPGLQTRCQQIVTSPTLTPQQKHHFLALEAENSLPYPALPQAAREALDEGAICDMFEGHAPYKPRYVLPDYAKFLANGSAWLELEGAKDLDDALSLLTILYHHVPSVTGLPVYLGQLDALLQPYVIILTQEEIDIRIKRFWRYLDRTLPDAFVHANIGPYDTPVTRAILRADAELKQVAPNLTFIYDPQITPDDLLLEVACNICACSKPHIANGPLHDNIFTKGGYGIVSCYNSLPLGGGGSTLVRLNLKVIAEGSRSLEEFFTRRLPHYCQQQLAIIDARCDFLYQQSGFFEHSFLVQEGLIAADRFAPMFGIYGLAEAVNILCEKANIAGRYGKDEQANALGYRISEQLAAFVENTPVKHGWKQRALLHAQSGISSDIGTTPGARLPYGDEPDPITHLLAVAPHHAWYKAGISDILTLDETVKRNPQAVVQLCLGAFNAGMREFTANVAGNDLVRVTGYMVRLSDLEKFRAEGSRTSTTWLGEEAARNTHILERQPRVVSHEQQMRFRQ
- a CDS encoding YjjW family glycine radical enzyme activase; translated protein: MSSRCAFVSNLIPFSCVDGPGSRLALFLQGCNLRCKSCHNPWTIGRCNHCGDCVPGCPHQALAFDGGQVQWNAVTCQQCDTCLQMCPQQATPMAQMMSVEEVVAKIRKAALFIEGITVSGGEATLQLPFLLALFSALRADPQLRHLTCLVDSNGMLSETGWHKLLPVCDGAMIDLKAWNSEHHRFLTGRDNTPVKNSLRLLAAQNKLAELRLLVIPQHSDYLLHIDTLAAFICELGRIPVRLNAFHAHGVYGEAKSWRSATEEDIEPLAEALQQRGVTTVLRPALYL
- a CDS encoding metal-dependent hydrolase, with translation MSFRFIDTHCHFDFPPFTGDEVASIARAADAGIGRIIVPAIAARYFDRVCSLAREHSALYAALGLHPIVIEEHTAQSLERLEQALATRPEKVVAIGEIGLDLYRDNPQFERQQQVLDAQLKLAKRFDLPVILHSRRTHDKLAMHLKKQALPRTGVVHGFSGSLQQAQRFIELGYYIGVGGTITYPRASKTRDVMAQLPLSALLLETDAPDMPLNGFQGQPNRPEQAARVFATLCELRPEAPDVIAQTLLENTQQLFALQI
- a CDS encoding patatin-like phospholipase family protein — its product is MGQYIPITLGNIAPLALKPFRPGRLALVCEGGGQRGIFTAGVLDEFMQANFNPFDLYFGTSAGAQNLSAYVCNQPGYARKVIMRYTTTRDFFDPVRFVRGGNLIDLDWLVDSTSRQMPLAMDFAARSFDAGKAFYMCACRQDDYTAEYFAPTHQTWLDLIRASSAIPGFYRSGVSLNGVNYFDGGVSDAIPVQEAAKRGAKTIVVIRTVPSQTYYTPQWFKRMERWLGDSSLQPLVNLVQHHEKSYSAIQRFIETPPGKLRILEIYPPKLLHSMALGSRLPALRDDYKIGRLCGRYFLATVGKLLAETPPLIRHTVVPAPLIVPPEVVAAPVPATRVVPPAAVANDVLDAPLVNAVQANDLPINKEDTA
- a CDS encoding DUF1328 domain-containing protein, giving the protein MFRWGIIFLVIALIAAALGFGGLAGTAAGAAKIVFIVGIILFLVSLFMGRRRP
- the osmY gene encoding molecular chaperone OsmY; protein product: MTMTKLKISKTLLAVVLGSVVASGSAFAANTTTDKAQNAASSAGEKIDSSMTKVGGFMDDSSITAKVKAALVDHESIKSTDISVKTDNKVVTLSGFVESQAQAEQAVSVAKGVEGVASVSDKLHVRDGKNQSMKGYAGDTATTSEIKAKLLADDLVPSRKVKVETTDGVVQLSGTVDSQAQSERAESIAKAIEGVKSVKNDLKVK
- the prfC gene encoding peptide chain release factor 3 gives rise to the protein MTLSPYLQEVAKRRTFAIISHPDAGKTTITEKVLLFGQAIQTAGTVKGRGSSQHAKSDWMEMEKQRGISITTSVMQFPYRECLVNLLDTPGHEDFSEDTYRTLTAVDCCLMVIDAAKGVEDRTRKLMEVTRLRDTPILTFMNKLDRDIRDPMELLDEVENELKIACAPITWPIGCGKLFKGVYHLYKDETYLYQTGQGHTIQEVRIVKGLNNPDLDKAVGEDLAQQLRDELELVQGASNEFDKELFLSGEITPVFFGTALGNFGVDHMLDGLVEWAPAPMPRQTDLREVKADDSKFTGFVFKIQANMDPKHRDRVAFMRVVSGKYEKGMKLRQVRTGKDVVISDALTFMAGDRSHVEEAYPGDIIGLHNHGTIQIGDTFTQGEMMKFTGIPNFAPELFRRIRLRDPLKQKQLLKGLVQLSEEGAVQVFRPIANNDLIVGAVGVLQFDVVVSRLKSEYNVEAVYESVNVATARWVESSDVKKFEEFKRKNEIQLALDGGDNLTYIAPTMVNLNLTQERYPEVTFHKTREH
- the yjjG gene encoding pyrimidine 5'-nucleotidase translates to MKWDWILFDADETLFTFDAFGGLQRMFLDYSVTFTDQDFLEYQSVNKPLWVDYQNGAITALQLQHRRFQGWSERLNVPAGSLNDAFLNAMAEICAPLPGAVSLLDSLKGKVKLGIITNGFTALQRIRLERTGLRDYFDLLVISEEVGVAKPDRRIFDHALQLAGNPDRDRVMMVGDTAESDILGGINAGLSTCWLNAHNRALPEGINPTWTVTSLNELEQRLCKH